The Corallococcus exiguus genome has a window encoding:
- the meaB gene encoding methylmalonyl Co-A mutase-associated GTPase MeaB, translating to MKLLPADTYVDGVRAGDRAVLARAITLVESEHPKHAALAQEVLTKLLPYTGKSRRVGISGVPGVGKSTFIDALGMHLVGGGKKVAVLAIDPSSSITGGSILGDKTRMYRLARELAAYIRPSPSSGTLGGVARKTRETLLLCEAAGFDVVLVETVGVGQSETVVADLVDFYLVLMLAGAGDELQGIKRGILEVADMVAINKADGDNLPRATRARAEYRAALHLMRPGAEPVVTTCSAMEGTGIDTLWASVEDVVAKRESSGELLHRRTQQQVGWMWAMVHDGLRAALRAHPEVAALVPVLEQAVREGRATPTSAALRVLGAFLPQSQA from the coding sequence GTGAAGCTGCTGCCCGCGGACACCTACGTGGACGGCGTGCGCGCGGGCGACAGGGCGGTGCTCGCGCGCGCCATCACGCTGGTGGAGAGCGAGCACCCGAAGCACGCCGCGCTCGCGCAGGAGGTGCTGACGAAGCTCTTGCCCTACACCGGCAAGAGCCGCCGCGTGGGCATCAGCGGCGTGCCGGGCGTGGGCAAGAGCACCTTCATCGACGCGCTGGGCATGCACCTGGTGGGCGGCGGCAAGAAGGTGGCGGTGCTCGCCATCGACCCGTCCAGCAGCATCACGGGCGGCAGCATCCTGGGCGACAAGACGCGCATGTACCGGCTGGCGCGTGAGTTGGCTGCGTACATCCGCCCCAGCCCCTCCAGCGGCACGCTGGGCGGCGTCGCGCGCAAGACACGGGAGACGCTGCTGCTCTGCGAGGCCGCCGGCTTCGACGTGGTGCTGGTGGAGACCGTGGGCGTGGGCCAGTCCGAGACGGTGGTCGCGGACCTGGTGGACTTCTACCTGGTGCTGATGCTCGCGGGCGCCGGTGACGAACTGCAGGGCATCAAGCGCGGCATCCTCGAAGTCGCGGACATGGTGGCCATCAACAAGGCGGACGGCGACAACCTGCCGCGCGCCACGCGGGCCCGCGCGGAGTACCGCGCCGCCCTGCACCTGATGCGTCCCGGCGCGGAGCCGGTGGTCACCACGTGCAGCGCCATGGAGGGCACCGGCATCGACACGCTGTGGGCCTCCGTGGAGGACGTCGTCGCCAAGCGAGAATCCTCCGGCGAGCTGCTGCACCGGCGCACCCAGCAGCAGGTGGGCTGGATGTGGGCCATGGTGCACGACGGCCTGCGAGCAGCCCTGCGGGCGCACCCCGAGGTGGCCGCCCTGGTGCCGGTCCTGGAGCAGGCCGTACGCGAAGGCCGCGCGACGCCCACCTCCGCCGCACTGCGTGTGCTGGGGGCATTCCTGCCGCAATCGCAGGCCTGA
- the scpA gene encoding methylmalonyl-CoA mutase — protein sequence MRPTVPDFSRVAFDAPETQTPAPVLEQQRAHASQATATAERWDTPEGIPVKPLYTREDLEGVAHLGSLPGLPPFVRGPYSTMYVQQPWTVRQYAGFSTAEASNAFYRRNLAAGQKGLSIAFDLATHRGYDSDHPRVAGDVGMAGVAIDSIKDMRILFDRIPLDQMSVSMTMNGAVLPVLALYVVAAEEQGVKPEQLSGTIQNDILKEFMVRNTYIYPPGPSMRIIGDIFKFTAERMPRFNSISISGYHMQEAGATQDLELGYTLADGVEYVRAGLAAGLGVDAFAPRLSFFWAIGMNFFMEVAKMRAARLLWARLIKGFNPKSDKSLALRTHCQTSGWSLTAQDVYNNVVRTCVEAMAATQGHTQSLHTNSLDEAIALPTDFSARIARNTQLYLQLESGTTRVIDPWGGSYYVERLTHELAQKAWAHIQEVEALGGMTKAIDAGLPKLRIEEAAARTQARIDSGRQAIIGVNKYPPERADNIEILKVDNSAVREAQIARLRELRAERNAEDVRRRLDALTEAGRRNEGNLLALAIDAARAKATVGEISDALEKVFGRYEATVRGVTGVYSAEAGQAQGIAEARAKADDFLARFGRRPRILIAKMGQDGHDRGQKVIATAFADLGFDVDIGPLFQTPEESARQAVENDVHVVGASSLAAGHLTLVPQLKHALKALGREDIMVVVGGVIPPQDYDALRAAGAAAIFGPGTVISKAAIELLDKLAAEQEAA from the coding sequence ATGCGCCCCACCGTTCCGGACTTCTCCCGCGTCGCCTTCGACGCCCCTGAAACCCAGACGCCCGCGCCCGTGCTGGAGCAGCAGCGCGCGCACGCGAGCCAGGCCACGGCCACCGCCGAACGCTGGGACACGCCCGAGGGCATCCCGGTGAAGCCGCTCTACACCCGCGAGGACCTGGAGGGCGTGGCGCACCTGGGCTCGCTGCCGGGCCTGCCTCCGTTCGTGCGCGGCCCCTACTCCACCATGTACGTGCAGCAGCCGTGGACGGTGCGCCAGTACGCGGGCTTCTCCACGGCGGAGGCGTCCAACGCCTTCTACCGCCGCAACCTCGCGGCCGGTCAGAAGGGCCTGTCCATCGCGTTCGACCTGGCCACGCACCGGGGCTACGACAGCGACCACCCGCGCGTCGCGGGTGACGTGGGCATGGCGGGCGTCGCCATCGACTCCATCAAGGACATGCGCATCCTGTTCGACCGCATCCCGCTCGACCAGATGAGCGTGTCGATGACGATGAACGGCGCCGTCCTCCCCGTGCTCGCGCTCTACGTGGTCGCGGCCGAGGAACAGGGCGTGAAGCCCGAGCAGCTCAGCGGGACCATCCAGAACGACATCCTCAAGGAGTTCATGGTCCGCAACACGTACATCTATCCGCCCGGCCCCTCGATGCGAATCATCGGGGACATCTTCAAGTTCACGGCGGAGCGGATGCCGCGCTTCAACAGCATCAGCATCAGCGGCTACCACATGCAGGAAGCCGGCGCGACGCAGGACCTGGAGCTGGGCTACACGCTCGCGGACGGCGTGGAGTACGTGCGCGCGGGCCTCGCCGCGGGCCTGGGCGTGGACGCGTTCGCCCCGCGCCTGTCGTTCTTCTGGGCCATTGGGATGAACTTCTTCATGGAGGTGGCCAAGATGCGCGCGGCCCGCCTCCTCTGGGCCCGCCTCATCAAGGGCTTCAACCCCAAGAGCGACAAGAGCCTGGCGCTGCGCACCCATTGCCAGACGTCCGGCTGGAGCCTCACCGCGCAGGACGTCTACAACAACGTCGTGCGCACCTGCGTGGAGGCCATGGCCGCGACGCAGGGCCACACCCAGAGCCTGCACACCAACTCGCTGGACGAGGCCATCGCGCTGCCCACGGACTTCAGCGCGCGCATCGCCCGCAACACCCAGCTCTATCTCCAGTTGGAGAGCGGCACCACGCGCGTCATCGACCCGTGGGGCGGCAGCTACTACGTGGAGCGCCTCACCCACGAGCTGGCCCAGAAGGCCTGGGCCCACATCCAGGAAGTGGAGGCGCTGGGCGGCATGACCAAGGCCATCGACGCGGGCCTGCCCAAGCTGCGCATCGAAGAGGCCGCCGCGCGCACGCAGGCGCGCATCGACTCCGGACGCCAGGCCATCATCGGCGTGAACAAGTACCCGCCGGAGCGCGCGGACAACATTGAAATCCTCAAGGTGGACAACTCCGCCGTGCGCGAGGCGCAGATTGCCCGCCTGCGCGAGCTGCGCGCGGAGCGCAACGCGGAAGACGTCCGCCGCCGCCTGGACGCGCTCACCGAAGCGGGCCGCCGCAACGAGGGCAACCTGCTGGCGCTGGCCATCGACGCGGCGCGGGCGAAGGCCACCGTGGGCGAAATCAGCGACGCCCTGGAGAAGGTCTTCGGGCGCTACGAGGCCACCGTGCGCGGGGTGACGGGCGTGTATTCAGCGGAAGCCGGACAGGCGCAGGGCATCGCGGAAGCGCGGGCGAAGGCGGATGACTTCCTGGCGCGCTTCGGCCGCCGGCCGCGCATCCTCATCGCGAAGATGGGCCAGGACGGCCACGACCGTGGGCAGAAGGTCATCGCCACCGCGTTCGCGGACCTGGGCTTCGACGTGGACATTGGCCCGCTGTTCCAGACGCCGGAGGAATCCGCGCGCCAGGCGGTGGAGAACGACGTGCACGTGGTGGGCGCGTCGTCGCTCGCCGCGGGCCACCTCACGCTGGTGCCGCAGCTCAAGCACGCCCTCAAGGCCCTGGGCCGCGAGGACATCATGGTCGTGGTGGGCGGCGTCATCCCGCCGCAGGACTACGACGCGCTTCGCGCCGCGGGCGCCGCCGCCATCTTCGGCCCGGGCACCGTCATCTCGAAGGCCGCCATCGAGTTGCTCGACAAGCTGGCCGCCGAGCAGGAGGCGGCGTGA